The Acetomicrobium thermoterrenum DSM 13490 genomic sequence AAAAATTCCTATGAATCGTCTCTTGCAAGGCGACGTAGGTTCGGGAAAGACGGTCATAGCTGTGTTGGCCATGCTTGCTGCTGTAGATACTGGATATCAGGCAGCGATGATGGTTCCCACGGAAGTATTGGCAAACCAACATTATGCGAAAATAACAAATTGGCTGTCAAAGTTGAATGTCGAGGTCACCTTGCTAACTAGCTCCCTGACTCCCCAGGATAGGGCAGAAAGGTACGAAGACATAAAGTCCGGAAGATCCAGGATAGTAATAGGGACTCACTCTTTGATCCAGGAGGGGGTAGAATTCCGAGAGCTGGGCCTGGTGGTGATAGACGAACAACATCGTTTCGGCGTGCTTCAGCGCCGAACTTTAATGGATAAGGGCAGCTATCCCCACACTTTAGTGATGACGGCTACACCAATTCCCCGCACCCTGGCCCTGACCGTTTACGGCGATCTTTCGCTTTCGATAATTGATGAGCTGCCTCCGGGCAGAACCCCAGTGCGTACTCAGTGGATAGGAAAGGGTAAGTTAAAGGAGCTCTATGAATTCGTCAAAGAAAAACTCTTAGCGGGCAATCAGGCCTATTGGGTCTGCCCTTTGATAGATGAAAGCGAATCCATAGATGCCACCTCTGTCCAGAAACGTTATCGATCTTTATGTGAAATATTTAGCGACTTTAAAGTAGGCTTGCTCCACGGTCGCCTTGGCTCTCCGGACAAAGACGAAACCTATCGTGCTTTTCTCCGTGGTGACTTAGATATATTGGTTGCCACAAGCGTTATAGAAGTGGGCATCGACGTGGCGAGGGCCAATATAATGGTCATAGAGGACGCTTACAGATTCGGCCTGTCTCAGCTTCATCAACTTCGTGGAAGGGTAGGAAGGGGCGGCGGCCAAGGTTATTGTTTTCTATTGGGAGAAGCCCCGACGCCCGAGGCGAGGAAGAGATTTAAGGTTATGTGCTCAACCTCCGATGGGTTCGTTATAGCCGAGGAAGATTTGAAACTCAGGGGACCGGGTGCTTTTTGTGGCGTACGGCAGCATGGCATAACGGACTTTAGGGTAGCTGACCTCGTCAATGACGTCGATTTGTTGGATATAGCTCGCGAAGAAGCGCAAGTTTTAGTGAAAAAGGACCCCTCCATGGACAAATATCCCAAGCTTAGAGCACGGCTGATTTCAACGCTTGGCGAGACCCTTTCCCTTGCAATTACCGGATAGCTTATAACTGGTTCTTTAATTAACATACGCTTTACCGATTAGGGTTGTTGGTTCTTTAGCCCCAATTTACTTTATATCTAATATGCGATAAAATGATATACACAATAAAAAAGGAGGTGGTTAAAGTGGCCGAGAGGGAACAGTTGGCCTCAAGGCTAGGTTTTATTTTGGTATCTGCCGGTTGTGCCATAGGGCTTGGGAACGTTTGGCGATTCCCCTATATTACGGGACGATACGGTGGAGCGGCTTTTGTAATAGTTTATCTTATTTTTTTGGTTATATTGGGCCTTCCCATCATGGTCTGCGAATTTGCCATGGGGAGGGCTAGTCGAAGGAATTTGGCGGGCGCTATGCTCGCCCTTGAGCCTCCGGGCACCAAATGGCACATATACGGCTACCTGGGGGTAATGGGAAACATGATCTTGATGATGTTTTATACGACCGTAGCAGGATGGGGCCTGGCCTATACTTACTTTACGGCGGCGGGGCGGCTATCTCTCCTTTCTCCTGAAGAAGTAGG encodes the following:
- the recG gene encoding ATP-dependent DNA helicase RecG, with amino-acid sequence MSKASPAEEELLCKSVRFLKGVGPKRASLLSKLGVETVEDLLYFFPRRYEDRRQITPIKSLEPDSYAALLVRVVGVEKKITKKRNLNLTVATVSDGTEIAQALWFNKRGLENLLSIGTLVALFGKIKENYGMLQILNPEFEIIEEDTLPEEMGKIVPIYPLTEGLSQRWLRLLIRRTLSEYLSYVEEFLPEDIVLRYGFPPLKKAILGYHYPDDERDWKSCRKRLAFDELFLLQLGVAIKRRQMEEETSAPELSCGGPLQMKFVENCLNFKLTSAQEMVLGDICVDIFRKIPMNRLLQGDVGSGKTVIAVLAMLAAVDTGYQAAMMVPTEVLANQHYAKITNWLSKLNVEVTLLTSSLTPQDRAERYEDIKSGRSRIVIGTHSLIQEGVEFRELGLVVIDEQHRFGVLQRRTLMDKGSYPHTLVMTATPIPRTLALTVYGDLSLSIIDELPPGRTPVRTQWIGKGKLKELYEFVKEKLLAGNQAYWVCPLIDESESIDATSVQKRYRSLCEIFSDFKVGLLHGRLGSPDKDETYRAFLRGDLDILVATSVIEVGIDVARANIMVIEDAYRFGLSQLHQLRGRVGRGGGQGYCFLLGEAPTPEARKRFKVMCSTSDGFVIAEEDLKLRGPGAFCGVRQHGITDFRVADLVNDVDLLDIAREEAQVLVKKDPSMDKYPKLRARLISTLGETLSLAITG